From a single Planctomycetia bacterium genomic region:
- a CDS encoding biopolymer transporter ExbD, whose protein sequence is MSVRIDKGRLGTGLEMTSMIDIVFLLMIFFLVASKLDEADRSIDVVLPHASAARPLTSRPREFVVNIDREGNYFAGARPVPLDELTSLLRQAAADNPERQAVILRADENTLHKHVVGAMNACVEAGIENYQVQSAADEESGRRGSDQ, encoded by the coding sequence ATGAGCGTCCGCATCGACAAGGGGCGGCTCGGCACGGGGCTGGAGATGACGTCGATGATTGACATCGTATTTCTGCTGATGATCTTCTTCCTCGTGGCGAGCAAGCTCGATGAGGCCGACCGCTCGATCGACGTCGTCCTGCCGCACGCCAGCGCCGCCCGGCCGCTCACGAGCCGGCCGCGCGAGTTCGTCGTCAACATCGACCGCGAGGGCAACTACTTCGCCGGCGCCCGCCCCGTGCCGCTCGACGAGCTTACGTCGCTTTTGCGCCAGGCGGCGGCCGACAATCCGGAGCGGCAGGCGGTGATCCTCCGCGCTGACGAAAACACGCTCCACAAGCACGTCGTCGGCGCCATGAATGCCTGCGTCGAGGCGGGCATCGAGAACTACCAGGTGCAGTCGGCGGCTGACGAGGAGTCAGGGAGACGCGGGAGCGACCAGTGA